In Aedes albopictus strain Foshan chromosome 3, AalbF5, whole genome shotgun sequence, the following are encoded in one genomic region:
- the LOC109432334 gene encoding LOW QUALITY PROTEIN: proprotein convertase subtilisin/kexin type 5-like (The sequence of the model RefSeq protein was modified relative to this genomic sequence to represent the inferred CDS: deleted 1 base in 1 codon), whose protein sequence is MATFLGLMVCGILLFKLASPIGATICTSCSSADDPKCSAANFTGPTKECYNVNPCAVAIITGTGHTFRGCSTDPECYSNDLCETCDGDGCNSGAYPPDRRSCLRCSNGEGAASCEVVTSDRDQLSAACVLHFQDEACVTVFQDFKPLLRGCLGDMDVGVKTLCESGSADCVVCRENDCNAVNVRLDEQCLQCDSQDRGCNDASHSASACEKASGGKCYSRLLGDGTVKRGCFHELSTQESTSCNSASCIVCSGSACNKNIFVARNDFRCKSCHSANTAACVRDPYTVLDKECPLNDTACATVVISATGHLYRGCSMDEECVAEGDACITCDEYRNCNFYRYPTDRLDCYVCETSANPNCATLPYNRQFEKECLRQVAGDDCVTIFDEFRVVRRECRSGLADLDLRKCNTEGGRECVACSGIGCNKITVRQDDNCLQCSSEDGLNCASGRRASTICKRSSDGVCYNRLDQNGTLHRGCLSDLNEEDQRTCLTSNDHQCETCSGPGCNNNIFPSDALQCVQCDSLENVDCVQNQSSTTFVNPCRRYVNGDTCYTRLRTDGSIERGCQSSLAATCNALTNVSCTTCEGPACNTEVYVYPWGRRSCFQCDGLNDLTCGLEQTRQEDAKVCLQFQPEDRCYTILQNGKVKRGCASEFDTEVCYGLDNTQCRTCTRDNCNNLSEVGLRSAGWVAQRSTLIIWIGMLCYFTCIRRIS, encoded by the exons ATGGCCACTTTCCTTGGTTTGATGGTTTGTGGTATCCTACTATTCAAATTAGCATCCCCAATTG GAGCCACCATCTGCACGTCATGTTCCTCGGCGGACGATCCGAAATGCTCGGCAGCGAACTTCACCGGACCGACCAAGGAATGCTACAACGTGAACCCATGTGCCGTGGCCATCATCACCGGAACGGGTCATACATTTCGAGGTTGCTCTACGGATCCGGAGTGCTACAGCAATGATTTGTGCGAGACCTGCGATGGCGACGGTTGCAATTCTGGAGCGTATCCACCGGATCGAAGGAGTTGCCTTAGGTGTTCGAATGGCGAGGGTGCAGCAAGCTGCGAAGTGGTGACGAGCGATCGGGATCAGTTGAGTGCTGCTTGCGTGCTGCACTTCCAGGATGAAGCTTGCGTTACTGTCTTCCAAGATTTTAAACCTTTGCTGAGGGGCTGTCTAGGCGACATGGACGTGGGTGTGAAGACGCTTTGCGAGAGTGGTTCTGCCGATTGTGTGGTTTGTCGGGAGAATGACTGTAACGCAGTGAATGTTAGACTGGACGAGCAATGTCTTCAGTGTGATTCGCAAGATCGGGGATGTAACGATGCTAGTCATAGCGCAAGTGCCTGTGAGAAGGCCTCCGGTGGGAAGTGTTACTCAAGGCTTCTTGGTG ATGGAACTGTTAAACGAGGCTGCTTCCATGAGTTATCTACGCAGGAGTCTACGTCGTGTAATTCAGCCAGTTGTATCGTCTGTTCCGGATCAGCCTGTAACAAGAACATCTTTGTGGCAAGAAACG ATTTCCGCTGTAAGAGTTGTCATTCGGCGAACACCGCAGCCTGCGTGCGAGATCCATACACGGTCCTCGACAAGGAATGCCCGCTGAACGATACGGCTTGTGCAACGGTCGTGATATCGGCCACCGGTCACCTCTACCGAGGCTGTTCAATGGACGAGGAATGTGTTGCCGAAGGAGATGCCTGCATCACGTGTGACGAGTACAGAAACTGTAACTTCTACCGCTACCCGACGGATCGGCTGGATTGTTACGTATGTGAGACTTCTGCCAATCCGAACTGTGCTACGCTTCCGTACAACAGGCAGTTCGAGAAGGAGTGTTTACGACAAGTAGCGGGCGATGATTGCGTGACAATATTCGATGAATTTCGTGTAGTTCGTCGTGAATGTAGATCCGGTTTGGCGGATTTGGATTTGCGGAAATGTAATACAGAAGGTGGACGGGAATGTGTAGCATGTAGTGGAATAGGTTGCAATAAGATTACCGTTCGCCAGGACGATAACTGCTTGCAGTGTTCCTCGGAGGATGGTTTGAACTGCGCAAGTGGTCGCCGAGCTTCGACAATTTGTAAGCGGTCTTCCGATGGTGTTTGTTACAATCGCCTGGATCAAAATGGAACTCTTCATCGCGGATGTTTATCCGACTTGAACGAGGAAGATCAACGAACTTGTCTGACCTCTAATGATCATCAATGCGAAACTTGCTCCGGTCCAGGGTGTAACAACAACATTTTTCCTTCTGACGCATTGCAATGTGTTCAGTGTGACAGTTTGGAGAACGTGGACTGTGTTCAAAATCAATCTTCAACCACGTTTGTGAATCCTTGCCGGAGATACGTCAACGGCGACACATGTTACACACGACTTCGTACCG ATGGTTCCATAGAACGTGGATGCCAATCGTCACTCGCTGCAACCTGTAATGCTCTGACGAACGTCTCTTGTACGACTTGTGAGGGACCCGCCTGCAATACCGAAGTCTAC GTCTACCCCTGGGGGAGACGATCCTGCTTCCAGTGTGATGGGCTGAACGATTTAACCTGTGGCTTGGAGCAGACGAGGCAGGAGGATGCCAAGGTTTGCTTACAGTTCCAGCCGGAGGACCGATGCTATACAATACTTCAAAATGGGAAAG tgaagcgtggATGCGCATCGGAATTTGATACTGAAGTATGCTATGGTCTGGATAACACTCAATGTCGGACCTGCACTAGGGATAACTGCAACAATCTCTCTGAAGTTGGATTGCGGTCAGCAGGCTGGGTGGCTCAAAGAAGCACATTAATAATATGGATCGGCATGTTATGCTATTTTACGTGCATACgcagaatttcctga
- the LOC109432255 gene encoding uncharacterized protein LOC109432255, with amino-acid sequence MWIKNYIFLILVGAGSLVKAQISCLQCSTDDSGCDEGTLAPTSCPTPDDSCYSLTLSGGFILERGCLAALSPVEQTKCSDSTDRTCTVCLESGCNRARWHKCHQCSKSSNSMCAFHPNRVAFCRNFTTDDRCFAKVVGDEVIRGCQSDLDLSENQNPCDGNKYCLTCEGDSCNGADQDVLKTVTRCVQCKEGDFRCIDGTTTNSECDEREDRCYIKMWRDGELDRGCVKKLSQEEQARCNDESDRSCYSCFGRQCNSHRWLRCFHCAPGQNETCAEEQTNVALSYYCGSFDLGDRCFSKLVDFEVTRGCASDLGINVDPCEGVDTCVACSSDGCNSISEAYIKYAGHSKR; translated from the exons ATGTGGATAAAGAACTACATTTTTCTGATTCTGGTTGGTGCAGGAAGTCTTGTGAAAG CTCAGATCAGCTGTCTGCAGTGCTCCACAGACGATTCAGGATGCGATGAAGGCACTTTGGCGCCAACGAGTTGTCCCACGCCTGACGACAGCTGCTACTCGCTTACCCTATCCGGAGGGTTCATTCTGGAGAGAGGATGCCTTGCGGCACTGTCGCCTGTAGAGCAAACAAAGTGTTCCGATTCGACGGATCGTACCTGTACCGTGTGTTTGGAATCGGGTTGCAACAGGGCCCGATGGCACAAGTGTCACCAGTGTTCCAAGTCGAGCAACAGCATGTGCGCATTTCATCCCAATCGGGTTGCTTTTTGTCGGAACTTTACGACGGATGATCGGTGCTTCGCCAAAGTCGTTGGAGATGAAG TTATCCGTGGCTGCCAGTCAGACCTGGACTTGTCTGAAAACCAAAATCCATGCGATGGGAACAAGTATTGCCTGACCTGCGAGGGAGACTCGTGCAACGGGGCCGATCAGGATGTGTTGAAAACAGTAACCAGGTGCGTTCAGTGTAAGGAAGGAGATTTCCGGTGCATCGATGGGACCACCACCAACAGTGAATGCGACGAACGGGAAGACAGATGCTACATCAAGATGTGGCGAGATGGTGAACTGGATCGCGGTTGTGTGAAGAAGCTCAGCCAAGAGGAACAGGCAAGGTGCAATGATGAATCGGACAGATCTTGTTACAGTTGCTTCGGTCGGCAGTGCAACAGTCATCGATGGTTGAGATGCTTCCACTGTGCTCCAGGGCAAAACGAGACCTGTGCGGAAGAGCAGACGAATGTTGCGCTTTCGTACTACTGTGGAAGTTTTGATCTGGGTGATCGGTGTTTTTCGAAGTTGGTCGACTTTGAAG TTACGAGAGGATGTGCATCAGATCTTGGCATTAACGTTGATCCGTGTGAAGGAGTTGATACATGCGTGGCTTGCTCATCGGATGGATGCAATTCTATTTCAGAGGCTTACATAAAGTATGCTGGACATTCCAAGCGCTAA
- the LOC109432285 gene encoding cytochrome c oxidase subunit 6A1, mitochondrial-like translates to MAFTNHILRRAAFLANNVRNMGGSTGVASATPGSGHAHGDYKKWKKLSLFVAFPAVGLAMVNAVLQLSSDEEHERPEFVPYEHMRIRTKRFPWGEGQRSLFHNPHVNALPDGYEE, encoded by the coding sequence ATGGCATTCACAAACCACATCCTTCGCCGAGCTGCCTTCCTTGCCAATAATGTTCGCAACATGGGCGGCAGCACCGGTGTTGCATCTGCCACCCCAGGATCCGGCCATGCGCATGGTGACTACAAAAAGTGGAAAAAACTTTCCTTGTTCGTCGCCTTTCCGGCCGTTGGTCTGGCCATGGTCAACGCTGTCCTACAGTTATCGTCGGACGAGGAACACGAACGTCCGGAGTTTGTCCCGTACGAACATATGCGCATCCGTACCAAGCGGTTCCCCTGGGGTGAAGGCCAGCGATCACTGTTCCACAACCCGCACGTGAATGCGTTGCCGGATGGCTATGAAGAATAG